The Catenuloplanes niger genome includes a window with the following:
- a CDS encoding glycoside hydrolase family 53 protein: MSLRSVLAATVLGAAVLVGVASPAQAGTLSMRGADVSTLQRATDLGARYYTAAGAPADPLDILAGAGVNYVRLRVWVNPVSGYNNAAKVLAYARTVKAKGFKLLVDFHYSDTWADPGVQTKPAAWASHGISALATDVYQHTYGLCGSLKAQGTTPDSIQIGNEINVGMLWNDGRIVNNNFGPLATLLKSGYDAVKACNSGTQVLIHTANSDSLANARWFYDGIRAAGVTWDVTALSYYCNWHGTTANLTTVIKDMISRYGKPVVLAETATPFTLDNADGTGNSITTACPGYPATWAGQGAAFAAVQNAAKAGGAIGVFYWEPTWYAVPGNGWDPRDIQNSGDGWDNMAVFNWTGVFNSAVRWIS, encoded by the coding sequence ATGTCGTTGCGATCCGTCCTCGCCGCGACCGTGCTCGGTGCCGCCGTGCTGGTCGGGGTCGCGTCCCCGGCCCAGGCCGGCACGCTGTCCATGCGCGGCGCCGACGTCTCCACGCTGCAGCGCGCCACCGACCTCGGCGCGCGGTACTACACGGCCGCCGGCGCGCCGGCCGACCCGCTCGACATCCTGGCCGGCGCGGGCGTCAACTACGTCCGGCTGCGGGTGTGGGTGAACCCGGTCAGCGGCTACAACAACGCGGCGAAGGTGCTGGCGTACGCGCGCACGGTCAAGGCCAAGGGCTTCAAGCTCCTGGTCGACTTCCACTACTCGGACACCTGGGCCGACCCGGGCGTGCAGACCAAACCGGCGGCCTGGGCGAGCCACGGGATCAGCGCGCTGGCGACGGACGTCTACCAGCACACGTACGGGCTGTGCGGCAGCCTGAAGGCGCAGGGCACCACGCCGGACAGCATCCAGATCGGCAACGAGATCAACGTCGGCATGCTGTGGAACGACGGCCGGATCGTGAACAACAACTTCGGGCCGCTGGCCACGCTGCTGAAGTCCGGCTACGACGCGGTCAAGGCGTGCAACAGCGGCACCCAGGTGCTGATCCACACCGCGAACTCGGACAGCCTGGCGAACGCGCGCTGGTTCTACGACGGCATCCGCGCGGCCGGCGTCACCTGGGACGTCACCGCGCTGTCGTACTACTGCAACTGGCACGGCACGACCGCCAACCTGACCACGGTCATCAAGGACATGATCAGCCGGTACGGCAAGCCGGTGGTGCTCGCGGAGACGGCGACGCCGTTCACGCTGGACAACGCGGACGGCACCGGCAACAGCATCACCACCGCCTGCCCGGGCTACCCGGCGACCTGGGCCGGGCAGGGCGCCGCGTTCGCCGCGGTGCAGAACGCGGCGAAGGCGGGCGGCGCGATCGGCGTCTTCTACTGGGAGCCCACCTGGTACGCGGTGCCCGGCAACGGCTGGGACCCGCGCGACATCCAGAACTCCGGCGACGGCTGGGACAACATGGCGGTCTTCAACTGGACCGGCGTGTTCAACTCCGCGGTGCGCTGGATCAGCTGA
- a CDS encoding NAD(P)-dependent oxidoreductase encodes MDVGFVGLGGMGRPMVANLVRAGHSVRVWNRSPEPVRASVADGAVDAGSLAEVWQADVVLSMLADDASVRAVLLDDALLAGARATIHVNMATVSVALAREAAERHAAHGIGYVSAPVLGRIEVATAGKLNILASGPAALLERVEPLFAALGQRTWPLGDGPEQAVITKISANFMIASAIEAMGEAAALTEAHGVDPGALIELLTNSIFPGVVYTAYGNMIKERRYEPANFRVPLGLKDVTLGLTAGFDARVPMPFAGILRDRFLDAIAHGDADRDWGAIAEVSRRRANLPRES; translated from the coding sequence ATGGACGTCGGTTTCGTCGGGCTCGGCGGGATGGGCCGGCCGATGGTCGCCAACCTGGTCCGGGCCGGCCACTCGGTCCGGGTGTGGAACCGGTCGCCGGAGCCGGTCCGGGCCTCGGTCGCGGACGGCGCCGTCGACGCCGGCTCGCTCGCCGAGGTCTGGCAGGCCGACGTGGTGCTGTCGATGCTGGCCGACGACGCCTCCGTGCGCGCGGTGCTGCTGGACGACGCGCTGCTGGCCGGCGCGCGCGCGACGATCCACGTCAACATGGCCACGGTCTCGGTCGCGCTCGCCCGGGAGGCCGCGGAGCGGCACGCCGCGCACGGCATCGGCTACGTCTCCGCGCCGGTGCTGGGCCGGATCGAGGTCGCCACGGCCGGCAAGCTGAACATCCTCGCGTCCGGCCCGGCCGCGCTGCTGGAGCGGGTCGAGCCGCTGTTCGCCGCGCTGGGGCAGCGCACCTGGCCGCTCGGTGACGGCCCGGAACAGGCCGTGATCACCAAGATCTCGGCGAACTTCATGATCGCGTCGGCGATCGAGGCGATGGGTGAGGCGGCCGCGCTCACCGAGGCGCACGGGGTCGACCCGGGCGCGCTGATCGAGCTGCTGACGAACAGCATCTTCCCCGGCGTGGTCTACACCGCCTACGGCAACATGATCAAGGAGCGGCGGTACGAGCCGGCGAACTTCCGGGTGCCGCTCGGGCTCAAGGACGTCACGCTCGGCCTGACCGCCGGCTTCGACGCCCGGGTGCCGATGCCGTTCGCCGGGATTCTCCGCGACCGCTTCCTGGACGCGATCGCGCACGGCGACGCCGACCGGGACTGGGGCGCGATCGCCGAGGTCTCCCGCCGCCGCGCCAACCTGCCCCGCGAGTCCTGA
- a CDS encoding sulfotransferase family protein, with product MRVIGVGFGRTGTASLKVALERLGYGPCYHMLSVLERPSRARGWLAAAKAADAADSAVDPPWEEIFDGFDSTLDWPGVAFWRELVEAYPDARVVLTVRDPYRWHRSMDATILRALRQARHPVIGPLMRFGGRLRPDMGAFFEMTERLVRQRSFRGDLGGGAERFARLFEEHTAEVIAAVPADRLLVFEVADGWKPLCDFLGTTPPDEPFPHVNDQQEFARISGAQRRKALAPVVATAAIGAAAVTAGALLRRRLRP from the coding sequence ATGCGGGTCATCGGGGTGGGATTCGGCCGAACCGGTACGGCGTCGCTGAAGGTCGCGCTGGAGCGACTCGGCTACGGGCCGTGCTACCACATGCTCTCGGTGCTGGAGCGGCCGTCGCGGGCCCGCGGCTGGCTGGCCGCCGCCAAGGCCGCGGACGCGGCGGACAGCGCGGTCGACCCGCCGTGGGAGGAGATCTTCGACGGTTTCGACAGCACGCTGGACTGGCCCGGGGTGGCGTTCTGGCGCGAGCTGGTCGAGGCCTACCCGGACGCGCGCGTGGTGCTGACCGTGCGCGACCCGTACCGGTGGCATCGCAGCATGGACGCCACGATCCTGCGGGCGCTGCGCCAGGCCCGACACCCGGTGATCGGGCCGCTGATGCGGTTCGGCGGCCGGCTGCGGCCGGACATGGGCGCGTTCTTCGAGATGACCGAGCGGCTGGTCCGGCAGCGGTCGTTCCGCGGTGACCTGGGCGGCGGCGCGGAGCGGTTCGCGCGGCTGTTCGAGGAGCACACGGCGGAGGTGATCGCGGCGGTGCCGGCCGACCGGCTGCTGGTCTTCGAGGTGGCGGACGGGTGGAAGCCGCTCTGCGACTTCCTCGGCACCACACCGCCGGACGAACCGTTCCCGCACGTCAACGACCAGCAGGAGTTCGCCCGGATCAGCGGCGCCCAGCGGCGGAAGGCACTGGCCCCGGTGGTCGCCACCGCCGCGATCGGCGCCGCCGCCGTCACCGCGGGCGCGCTGCTGCGCCGCCGCCTCCGCCCCTGA
- a CDS encoding TNT domain-containing protein yields the protein METFRLGVPVKIRSLATAVVTAVLVAVAAPPPAAAAISGPCRPGTPPVAEPTGDFYANRGELGPEQLPDDEPAGSLMTGYRRFGGMAKEAFTERYRTAQGWRYPPEDGFLILRGVAVRYEQTMVAGARIDRFGYDGGRYLAPVDTLYLQRALPPQNLNTPAGAPQSNYHVYCVLRPFTVEAGPIAPWFGQPGLGLQYKLDGRFLPAAGDEISVDWLIDHGYLVEEDPAAD from the coding sequence TTGGAGACATTTCGTCTGGGGGTACCGGTGAAGATCCGCTCGCTCGCCACCGCCGTGGTCACGGCCGTCCTCGTCGCCGTCGCCGCCCCACCACCGGCCGCCGCCGCGATCTCCGGCCCCTGCCGCCCGGGTACGCCGCCGGTCGCGGAACCGACCGGCGACTTCTACGCGAACCGCGGCGAGCTCGGGCCGGAGCAGCTGCCGGACGACGAGCCGGCCGGGTCGCTGATGACCGGGTACCGGCGGTTCGGCGGGATGGCCAAGGAGGCGTTCACCGAGCGCTACCGTACGGCGCAGGGCTGGCGGTACCCGCCGGAGGACGGTTTCCTGATCCTGCGTGGCGTCGCGGTCCGCTACGAGCAGACCATGGTCGCGGGCGCCCGGATCGACCGGTTCGGCTACGACGGCGGGCGGTACCTGGCCCCGGTGGACACGCTCTACCTGCAGCGGGCGCTGCCGCCGCAGAACCTGAACACGCCCGCCGGCGCGCCGCAGAGCAACTATCACGTGTACTGCGTGCTGCGCCCGTTCACGGTGGAGGCCGGCCCGATCGCGCCCTGGTTCGGCCAGCCCGGCCTCGGCCTGCAGTACAAACTGGACGGGCGGTTCCTGCCGGCCGCCGGTGACGAGATCTCGGTGGACTGGCTGATCGATCACGGTTATCTGGTCGAGGAGGACCCGGCCGCGGACTGA
- a CDS encoding GlxA family transcriptional regulator, with product MHTVAVLALDGVVPFDLATPLEVFGRTRLPDGRTPYRVLVCGPDGDVGAGAFTLRAPHGLDALAEADTIIVPGLADADAPVPEAALTALRDTAARGTRIASICSGALVLARTGLLNGRRATTHWLAAATLAERHPEITVDPDVLYVDEGQLLTSAGAAAGLDLCLHLVRRDHGSAVAADAARLSVMPLEREGGQAQFIVGPLPATPRGSELEPLLRWLEEHAHRELTLDDIARRAGMSTRTLNRHFREQLGSTPLQWLLRARIRRAQHLLETTGHPVDRIAGQVGFGSPTAFRERFRRTVGTSPAAYRSAFRDHTR from the coding sequence ATGCATACGGTGGCCGTGCTGGCGCTGGACGGCGTCGTCCCGTTCGATCTCGCGACGCCGCTGGAGGTGTTCGGCCGCACCCGCCTGCCGGACGGGCGCACGCCGTACCGGGTGCTGGTCTGCGGTCCGGACGGGGACGTCGGGGCCGGCGCGTTCACGCTGCGGGCGCCGCACGGCCTGGACGCGCTCGCGGAGGCGGACACGATCATCGTGCCCGGGCTGGCGGACGCGGACGCCCCGGTGCCGGAGGCCGCGTTGACGGCGCTGCGGGACACGGCCGCGCGCGGCACCCGGATCGCGTCGATCTGTTCCGGCGCGCTGGTGCTGGCGCGAACCGGGCTGCTGAACGGGCGGCGCGCCACCACGCACTGGCTGGCCGCGGCGACGCTCGCGGAGCGGCACCCGGAGATCACCGTCGACCCGGACGTGCTCTACGTGGACGAGGGGCAGCTGCTGACGTCCGCGGGCGCGGCCGCTGGGCTGGACCTGTGCCTGCACCTGGTGCGCCGCGATCACGGCTCGGCGGTGGCGGCGGACGCGGCGCGGCTGTCCGTGATGCCGCTGGAGCGGGAGGGCGGGCAGGCGCAGTTCATCGTGGGGCCGCTGCCGGCGACGCCGCGCGGGTCGGAGCTGGAGCCGCTGCTGCGCTGGCTGGAGGAGCACGCGCACCGCGAACTGACGCTGGACGACATCGCGCGGCGGGCCGGGATGAGCACCCGCACGCTGAACCGGCACTTCCGCGAGCAGCTGGGCAGCACGCCGCTGCAGTGGCTGCTGCGGGCGCGCATCCGGCGGGCGCAGCACCTGCTGGAGACGACCGGGCACCCGGTGGACCGGATCGCCGGGCAGGTCGGGTTCGGATCGCCGACCGCGTTCCGGGAGCGGTTCCGGCGGACCGTGGGCACCAGCCCGGCCGCGTACCGGTCGGCGTTCCGGGACCATACCCGCTAG
- a CDS encoding DUF3817 domain-containing protein: MTVVRLLRAAAAVEALSLLVLLTNLATVHADAIASLMGPVHGCAYLFVIIAAFRLPGLTRAGRLSSLVPGIGGLLVLRVSGFSRTRNPG, encoded by the coding sequence GTGACCGTGGTCCGCCTGCTCCGCGCCGCCGCGGCCGTCGAGGCGCTGTCACTGCTCGTGCTGCTGACCAACCTCGCCACCGTGCACGCCGACGCGATCGCGTCCCTGATGGGCCCGGTCCACGGCTGCGCCTACCTCTTCGTCATCATCGCCGCGTTCCGCCTGCCCGGCCTCACCCGCGCCGGGCGACTCTCCTCGCTCGTACCCGGGATCGGTGGTCTTCTGGTCCTGCGCGTCTCAGGGTTTTCCCGCACCCGCAATCCCGGGTGA
- a CDS encoding hemerythrin domain-containing protein, whose protein sequence is MDAVEAIKQDHQRMEEIFARLEAGDGDRRELLTEVENRLEAHSHAEEQEVYPAIKKAAPDEADEVDHGYDEHAEAESLLHKAQSLVDSPDFDDALQEFLEAVRHHVNEEENEILPALADAVDDAELARLGEAFEAKRREELRDAGLDEDDEAHGTATDLDEISDAPAKPASGITAAGGDGASADLDEMTRAELYEEARRAEVPGRSHMSKDELKDALQHT, encoded by the coding sequence ATGGACGCGGTTGAGGCGATCAAGCAGGACCACCAGCGGATGGAGGAGATCTTCGCGCGGCTGGAGGCCGGGGACGGCGACCGGCGGGAGCTGCTGACCGAGGTCGAGAACCGGCTGGAGGCGCACTCGCACGCGGAGGAGCAGGAGGTGTATCCGGCGATCAAGAAGGCGGCGCCGGACGAGGCGGACGAGGTCGACCACGGGTACGACGAGCACGCCGAGGCCGAGTCGCTGCTGCACAAGGCGCAGAGCCTGGTGGACTCGCCGGACTTCGACGACGCGCTGCAGGAGTTCCTCGAGGCGGTCCGGCACCACGTCAACGAGGAGGAGAACGAGATCCTGCCGGCGCTGGCGGACGCCGTCGACGACGCGGAACTGGCCCGGCTCGGCGAGGCCTTCGAGGCGAAGCGGCGGGAGGAACTGCGCGACGCCGGCCTCGACGAGGACGACGAGGCACACGGCACCGCCACGGACCTCGACGAGATCAGTGACGCGCCCGCGAAGCCGGCGTCCGGCATCACCGCGGCCGGTGGGGACGGCGCGTCGGCGGACCTCGACGAGATGACGCGGGCGGAGCTCTACGAGGAGGCCAGGCGCGCGGAGGTGCCGGGGCGCTCGCACATGAGCAAGGACGAGCTGAAGGACGCGCTCCAGCACACGTGA
- a CDS encoding DEAD/DEAH box helicase family protein: MSDWLPYDPGLVARIAATMDLRAPNAAALAAAARAVAPGDGREVVCELATGVGKSYVSAALVDYLAEHGVGHVLIVTPGTAVRDKTIGNFTPGHPRFVPGAEHPVSVVTGPAPPRDGLTLYVFTVQQLIRPGATVNRRLRAVDESLGGGLYQRLAETDDLVVIADEHHVYRESARAFGAAVRDLAPRALIGFTATPDRADRDRVVFRYPLASAITDGLVSVPVLVGGAAADREERLRDACRLREAKESAWHAWARAHGVPPVTPLIFVVCRAIDEAAQVAEELAGLLPGAGRVLLVTSRSGDDALRALTHVSESDSPVRAVVAVDKLSSGWDVPNVGVILALRALASETLTEQVLGRGLRLPYGSRVGVPAVDAVDVLTHESYRELLAGTDELRAAIAPGSRGTVTRAAGEATLTVGAAPLLRISGYDRALAAARAPVETRPAPPAEETAAPAPLRAVRFSLAAIPSDAAYAAAVPGTAAAPGNGAGPGDRAGLRDRAVSGDRLGAGGGADLGDHAGPGDRAGSGSAAGSGSAAGSGSAAGSGSAAGRGRGGGADAARDLAARLLALPLVEATGAEVGEAGRLAAAYLAGRAAATGGDGSRWDAATAERATDALARVIADGYRRLR, translated from the coding sequence GTGAGCGACTGGCTGCCGTACGACCCGGGCCTGGTCGCGCGGATCGCGGCCACGATGGACCTGCGGGCGCCGAACGCGGCCGCGCTGGCGGCGGCGGCCCGTGCGGTCGCGCCGGGTGACGGGCGCGAGGTGGTCTGCGAGCTGGCCACCGGCGTCGGCAAGTCGTACGTGAGCGCGGCGCTGGTCGACTACCTGGCCGAGCACGGCGTGGGGCACGTCCTGATCGTCACGCCCGGCACCGCGGTCCGGGACAAGACGATCGGCAACTTCACGCCCGGCCACCCGCGCTTCGTGCCGGGCGCCGAGCACCCGGTCTCGGTGGTGACCGGGCCGGCACCACCGCGGGACGGCCTGACGCTCTACGTTTTCACGGTGCAGCAGCTGATCCGGCCGGGCGCCACGGTCAACCGCCGGCTGCGCGCGGTCGACGAGTCGCTCGGCGGCGGGCTGTACCAGCGGCTGGCGGAGACGGACGACCTGGTGGTGATCGCGGACGAGCACCACGTGTACCGGGAGTCGGCGCGCGCGTTCGGCGCGGCCGTGCGGGACCTCGCGCCACGCGCGCTGATCGGCTTCACGGCCACGCCGGACCGGGCGGACCGGGACCGGGTGGTGTTCCGCTATCCGCTCGCCTCCGCGATCACGGACGGCCTGGTCTCGGTGCCGGTGCTGGTGGGCGGCGCCGCCGCGGACCGGGAGGAGCGGCTGCGGGACGCGTGCCGGTTGCGCGAGGCCAAGGAGAGCGCCTGGCACGCCTGGGCCCGGGCGCACGGCGTACCGCCGGTGACGCCGTTGATCTTCGTGGTGTGCCGTGCCATCGACGAGGCCGCGCAGGTCGCGGAGGAACTCGCCGGGCTGCTGCCGGGCGCCGGGCGGGTGCTGCTGGTGACGTCCAGATCCGGCGACGACGCGCTGCGCGCGCTGACCCACGTGTCCGAGTCCGATTCACCGGTACGCGCGGTCGTCGCGGTCGACAAGCTCAGCTCCGGCTGGGACGTGCCCAACGTGGGCGTCATCCTGGCGCTGCGCGCGCTCGCCTCGGAGACGCTCACCGAACAGGTCCTCGGTCGCGGCCTGCGCCTGCCCTACGGCAGCCGGGTCGGCGTGCCCGCGGTCGACGCCGTCGACGTGCTCACCCACGAGTCGTACCGGGAGCTGCTGGCCGGCACGGACGAGTTGCGTGCCGCGATCGCGCCGGGCTCCCGCGGCACGGTCACGCGCGCGGCCGGCGAGGCGACGCTGACGGTCGGCGCGGCACCGCTGCTGCGGATCAGCGGCTACGACCGGGCGCTGGCCGCGGCCCGGGCGCCGGTCGAGACGCGGCCGGCGCCACCCGCGGAGGAGACGGCCGCCCCGGCGCCACTGCGGGCCGTGCGGTTCTCGCTGGCCGCGATTCCCAGCGACGCGGCGTACGCCGCCGCCGTCCCCGGTACTGCTGCCGCCCCCGGCAACGGTGCCGGCCCCGGTGATCGCGCCGGCCTCCGCGATCGTGCTGTCTCCGGCGATCGTCTCGGCGCCGGCGGTGGCGCCGACCTCGGTGATCATGCTGGCCCCGGGGATCGTGCCGGCTCCGGGAGTGCTGCCGGCTCCGGGAGTGCTGCCGGCTCCGGGAGTGCTGCCGGCTCCGGGAGTGCTGCCGGGCGGGGCCGGGGCGGCGGTGCCGACGCGGCTCGTGACCTCGCCGCCCGGCTGCTCGCGCTGCCGCTGGTCGAGGCGACCGGCGCCGAGGTCGGCGAGGCCGGCCGGCTGGCCGCCGCCTACCTCGCGGGCCGGGCCGCGGCGACCGGCGGGGACGGCTCCCGCTGGGATGCCGCCACCGCCGAACGGGCCACCGACGCACTCGCCCGGGTCATCGCCGACGGGTACCGCCGCCTGCGCTGA
- a CDS encoding site-specific DNA-methyltransferase, translating to MLCDGNGGYAWVDPDDPRLAEVRLLGETGRVGDVTGGPRDNLLIQGDCRDALRALTHIPEWAAAYRGAAKLVYLDPPFNTGQTFAQYDDGLDHSIWLAMMRERLLLARDLLAPDGSLWVHLDDAESAYCKVLLDEIFGRPAFVGTVVWEKDRGRRNDTDLSSAHDYIHVYAPSGPGWRSVRNLLPRTALVDGRYRNPDGDPRGPWLQGDNGTAKSGSERNRFAVELPSGRVVRPPAGSYWRFSPATLDRARAEGRVWFGRTGDSLPVIKRYRHEVQPGLVPRTWWPADEVGTNQDAKRDHLRRLFPGAEPFATPKPEPLLRRIIEIATGPGDLVVDAFAGSGTTAAVAHKLGRRWVAVEQSAATVAAFTLPRLRMVVDGTDPGGVTRDEAVSPAEPLPDGVTPADVVAARRTVTALAGHGLLDGVGADALGVLHRRLGLASRTRRTVVREWPGGGGFRALAVSPARYRLSGGRLLLETLPPEFVAAQLGFRVLPHGPFSGVRGRTRLAVADGVVDDRVAADAVAALRPDETVTIVGRAVLPGTATLLRALRPGSRVLKAPDDLLRHRRVVR from the coding sequence TTGCTGTGCGACGGAAACGGCGGCTACGCGTGGGTGGACCCCGATGATCCACGGCTGGCCGAGGTGCGGCTGCTCGGCGAGACCGGCCGGGTCGGCGACGTCACCGGCGGGCCGCGCGACAACCTGCTCATCCAGGGCGACTGCCGGGACGCGTTGCGCGCGCTGACCCACATCCCGGAGTGGGCGGCGGCGTACCGGGGGGCGGCCAAGCTGGTCTACCTCGACCCGCCGTTCAACACCGGGCAGACCTTCGCGCAGTACGACGACGGCCTGGACCACTCGATCTGGCTGGCCATGATGCGCGAGCGGCTGCTGCTGGCCCGCGACCTGCTGGCGCCGGACGGCTCGCTCTGGGTGCATCTGGACGACGCGGAGAGCGCGTACTGCAAGGTGCTGCTGGACGAGATCTTCGGCCGGCCCGCGTTCGTCGGCACCGTGGTCTGGGAGAAGGACCGCGGCCGCCGCAACGACACGGACCTCTCCTCCGCGCACGACTACATCCACGTCTACGCGCCGTCCGGGCCCGGCTGGCGCTCGGTGCGGAACCTGCTGCCGCGCACCGCGCTCGTCGACGGGCGGTACCGGAACCCGGACGGCGACCCGCGCGGGCCGTGGCTGCAGGGCGACAACGGCACCGCGAAGAGCGGCAGTGAGCGCAACCGGTTCGCGGTCGAGCTGCCGTCCGGCCGGGTGGTCCGCCCGCCGGCCGGGTCGTACTGGCGGTTCAGCCCGGCCACGCTGGACCGCGCCCGTGCGGAGGGCCGGGTCTGGTTCGGCCGCACCGGCGACAGCCTGCCGGTGATCAAGCGGTACCGGCACGAGGTGCAGCCCGGCCTGGTCCCGCGCACCTGGTGGCCGGCGGACGAGGTCGGCACGAACCAGGACGCCAAGCGCGACCACCTGCGGCGGCTCTTCCCGGGCGCGGAGCCGTTCGCCACGCCCAAGCCGGAGCCGCTGCTGCGCCGGATCATCGAGATCGCCACCGGCCCCGGCGACCTGGTCGTCGACGCGTTCGCCGGCTCCGGCACCACCGCGGCGGTGGCGCACAAGCTCGGCCGGCGCTGGGTCGCGGTCGAGCAGAGCGCGGCCACGGTCGCGGCGTTCACGCTGCCCCGGCTGCGGATGGTGGTGGACGGCACCGACCCGGGCGGCGTCACCCGCGACGAGGCCGTCTCGCCCGCCGAGCCGCTGCCGGACGGCGTCACGCCCGCCGACGTGGTGGCCGCGCGGCGTACCGTGACGGCGCTCGCGGGTCACGGACTGCTGGACGGCGTCGGCGCGGACGCGCTCGGCGTGCTGCACCGGCGGCTCGGCCTCGCCTCCCGGACGCGTCGCACGGTGGTGCGCGAGTGGCCCGGCGGCGGCGGGTTCCGGGCGCTGGCCGTCTCCCCCGCGCGCTACCGGCTCTCCGGCGGGCGGCTGCTGCTGGAGACGCTGCCGCCCGAGTTCGTGGCGGCGCAGCTCGGCTTCCGGGTGCTGCCGCACGGGCCGTTCAGCGGCGTCCGCGGGCGCACCCGGCTCGCGGTCGCGGACGGCGTGGTCGACGACCGGGTCGCGGCGGACGCGGTCGCGGCGCTGCGCCCGGACGAGACCGTCACGATCGTCGGCCGGGCCGTGCTCCCCGGCACGGCCACGCTGCTGCGCGCGCTGCGGCCCGGCTCGCGCGTGCTGAAGGCGCCGGACGACCTGCTCCGGCACCGGCGGGTGGTGCGGTGA
- a CDS encoding amino acid permease: MVDSVGIRRRLFATRSVDSLVADTAVEGQTLKRAVGPVQLTALGVGAVIGTGIFVVIGEGAALAGPGVILAFVLAGLACLFSALSYAELASSMPVSGSAYTYTYATLGELVAWIIGWDLILEYGVAVAAIAVGWGGNVNAFLDATFGVQLPAAISQSPPDGRFNLPAVAVVLLITALLALGVRESARANLVMVVVKLAVLIFFIVVACTAINTGNFTPLLPNGSDGVVSAAALIFFAFIGFDAVTTGSEEARNPARDLPIAIIGSLLICTVFYVLVSVGAIGIAGAGTLAGSDAPLAAALSDGAGITWAAAILAFGALVAITSVVLVILYGQTRIFFSMCRDGLLPRGLATLHPRFGTPAKLTVGLGLLISVLAALVPLSEIVRLTNIGTLFAFVLVNIGVLVLRRTRPDMPRPYRVPFAPVLPLLGIAFAVYLMIDLPGSTWLRFALWLLAGILIYAFYGYRHSRLRQQAPADPA; this comes from the coding sequence ATGGTCGATTCCGTGGGTATTCGCCGCAGACTGTTCGCCACGCGTTCCGTGGACTCGCTGGTGGCCGACACGGCCGTGGAGGGCCAGACGCTGAAACGCGCGGTCGGGCCGGTCCAGCTCACCGCGCTCGGCGTCGGCGCGGTCATCGGCACCGGCATCTTCGTGGTGATCGGCGAAGGTGCCGCGCTGGCCGGTCCCGGCGTGATCCTCGCGTTCGTGCTGGCCGGGCTCGCCTGCCTGTTCTCCGCGCTGTCCTACGCGGAGCTGGCGTCGTCGATGCCGGTGTCCGGCAGTGCCTACACCTACACCTACGCCACGCTCGGCGAGCTGGTCGCCTGGATCATCGGCTGGGACCTGATCCTGGAGTACGGCGTGGCGGTCGCCGCCATCGCGGTCGGCTGGGGCGGCAACGTCAACGCGTTCCTGGACGCCACGTTCGGCGTCCAGCTGCCCGCCGCGATCTCCCAGTCACCGCCGGACGGTCGGTTCAACCTGCCGGCCGTGGCCGTCGTCCTGCTCATCACCGCGCTGCTCGCGCTCGGCGTCCGGGAGAGCGCCCGGGCCAACCTGGTGATGGTCGTGGTCAAGCTGGCCGTGCTGATCTTCTTCATCGTCGTGGCGTGCACCGCGATCAACACCGGCAACTTCACCCCGCTGCTGCCGAACGGCAGCGACGGCGTGGTCAGCGCCGCGGCCCTGATCTTCTTCGCGTTCATCGGCTTCGACGCGGTCACCACCGGCAGTGAGGAGGCCCGGAACCCGGCCCGGGACCTGCCCATCGCGATCATCGGCTCGCTGCTCATCTGCACGGTCTTCTACGTGCTGGTCTCGGTCGGCGCGATCGGCATCGCCGGCGCCGGCACGCTCGCCGGCAGCGACGCCCCGCTCGCCGCCGCGCTCTCCGACGGCGCCGGCATCACCTGGGCCGCCGCGATCCTGGCGTTCGGCGCGCTGGTCGCGATCACCAGCGTGGTCCTGGTCATCCTGTACGGCCAGACCCGCATCTTCTTCAGCATGTGCCGCGACGGACTGCTGCCCCGCGGCCTGGCCACGCTGCACCCCCGCTTCGGCACGCCCGCGAAACTGACCGTCGGTCTCGGCCTGCTCATCTCCGTGCTGGCCGCGCTGGTCCCGCTGAGCGAGATCGTCCGCCTGACGAACATCGGCACGCTCTTCGCCTTCGTCCTGGTCAACATCGGCGTCCTGGTGCTCCGCCGCACCCGGCCCGACATGCCCCGGCCGTACCGGGTGCCGTTCGCCCCGGTCCTGCCGCTGCTCGGCATCGCCTTCGCGGTCTACCTGATGATCGACCTGCCCGGCAGCACCTGGCTCCGCTTCGCGCTCTGGCTCCTGGCCGGGATTCTCATCTACGCCTTCTACGGCTACCGCCATTCCCGCCTCCGCCAGCAGGCCCCCGCCGACCCGGCCTGA